The following are from one region of the Girardinichthys multiradiatus isolate DD_20200921_A chromosome 9, DD_fGirMul_XY1, whole genome shotgun sequence genome:
- the cpt2 gene encoding carnitine O-palmitoyltransferase 2, mitochondrial, whose protein sequence is MAAFLSAQYAVCLRKPGLIHFRRFAVISARYSSSRASSSADYLHQSVIPSMHYQKSLPRLPIPKLEDTIRRYLAAQKPLLDGDQFATTEKIAQDFLNSVGKELHEELVVQDKNNKHTSYISGPWFDMYLSARDSVVLNSNPFMSFNPDPKEEYNEQLVRSANMVCSAVRFMKTLRAGLLEPEVFHLNPAKSDTDSFKNFIRWVPPSLSWYGAYMVNAYPLDMSQYFRLFNSTRIPKRGGDELFGDEKGRHLLVMRKGNMYVFDVVDRDGNMVKPAEIHSHLKYILSDSTQAASFPLGILTSENRDVWAGLREKLVATGNAEALGLVDSALFCLCLDEESMRDHIHISHNMLHGDGCNRWYDKSFSIIIAKDGQAAINFEHAWGDGVAVLRFQNEVFKDTTEKPLVHPGSAPAAVDSASAVRRLQFHLDRELENGVQKAKENFDLSISKLTIDAMEFKKGGKEQLKKSKLSPDAVAQLSFQMAFLRQYGQTVATYESCSTAAFRHGRTETIRPATVHTKRCSHAFVHEPSKHSMEELRAMLNECSKYHSQLTKEAAMGQGFDRHLFALRYLAMSKGQALHSLYTDPAYAAINHNVLSTSTLTSPAVSLGGFAPVVPDGFGVGYGVHDNWIGCNVSSYPARDVHEFLQCVHKSLEDIFSVLEGKPLS, encoded by the exons ACTCCCCATACCTAAATTGGAGGACACTATCAGGAGGTATTTAGCTGCCCAGAAACCTCTGCTGGATGGTGACCAGTTTGC AACAACAGAGAAAATTGCTCAGGATTTCCTGAACAGTGTGGGGAAAGAGCTGCATGAGGAACTGGTGGTTCAGGACAAGAACAATAAGCACACAAGCTACATCTCAG GTCCCTGGTTCGACATGTATCTGTCTGCGCGCGACTCTGTGGTGCTGAACTCCAACCCCTTCATGTCCTTCAATCCCGATCCAAAGGAGGAGTACAACGAGCAGCTGGTGCGGTCAGCTAACATGGTGTGCTCAGCCGTGCGCTTTATGAAGACGTTGCGAGCGGGTTTACTGGAGCCGGAGGTTTTCCATCTGAACCCGGCAAAGAGCGACACAGACAGTTTCAAAAACTTCATCCGCTGGGTTCCGCCTTCCCTGTCCTGGTACGGAGCCTACATGGTGAACGCGTACCCGCTTGACATGTCTCAGTACTTCCGCCTCTTCAACTCAACCCGCATCCCAAAACGCGGTGGGGATGAGCTCTTCGGTGATGAGAAAGGCAGACATCTGCTAGTCATGAGGAAAGGCAACATGTATGTATTCGATGTTGTCGACAGGGATGGGAATATGGTGAAACCGGCCGAGATCCACTCCCACTTAAAGTACATTTTGTCCGACTCCACACAGGCAGCCTCCTTCCCTCTGGGTATCCTGACCAGTGAGAACAGGGATGTTTGGGCAGGGCTGAGGGAGAAGCTGGTAGCTACTGGAAATGCAGAGGCTTTGGGGTTGGTTGACAGTGCCCTCTTCTGTCTCTGCTTGGATGAAGAGAGCATGCGGGACCACATTCACATCTCCCACAACATGCTGCATGGCGACGGCTGCAACCGCTGGTATGACAAGTCCTTCAGCATCATCATAGCCAAGGACGGTCAGGCGGCTATTAACTTCGAGCACGCTTGGGGCGATGGAGTAGCTGTGCTCCGGTTTCAGAACGAGGTGTTCAAAGACACCACAGAGAAACCGCTGGTGCACCCAGGTTCTGCCCCGGCTGCTGTGGACTCAGCCTCTGCTGTCCGCAGGCTGCAATTCCACCTGGACAGAGAACTGGAGAATGGCGTACAGAAAGCCAAAGAGAACTTTGACTTGTCCATATCAAAGCTTACCATCGACGCCATGGAGTTCAAGAAAGGTGGGAAGGAGCAGCTGAAGAAGAGCAAGCTGAGTCCAGACGCTGTAGCCCAGCTGTCTTTTCAGATGGCGTTCCTGAGGCAGTACGGCCAGACTGTTGCCACATATGAATCCTGCAGCACTGCAGCATTTAGGCACGGCCGCACAGAGACCATCCGACCAGCCACCGTACACACCAAACGCTGCTCACACGCCTTCGTTCATGAGCCCAGCAAGCACAGTATGGAGGAGCTGCGGGCCATGCTCAACGAATGCTCCAAATATCACAGCCAGCTCACAAAGGAGGCAGCTATGG GTCAAGGGTTTGACCGCCACCTGTTCGCCCTGCGTTACCTTGCCATGTCTAAGGGCCAAGCTTTGCACAGCCTGTATACAGACCCAGCCTACGCTGCTATAAACCACAACGTCCTCTCCACCAGCACACTCACCAGCCCCGCCGTCAGCCTCGGGGGCTTCGCTCCGGTGGTGCCTGATGGGTTCGGCGTTGGTTACGGTGTCCACGACAACTGGATCGGCTGCAACGTGTCCAGCTATCCTGCTCGCGACGTCCATGAGTTTCTGCAGTGTGTCCACAAGTCTTTGGAGGACATCTTCAGTGTTCTGGAAGGGAAACCTCTCAGCTAA